The Gracilibacillus caseinilyticus genome segment GGCCATGATTATGGTTGTTGCTAGATTGATAGCTTCGCCTCTTGGGGCGATAACTGGTAAGAAAATCAATACAGGTATACTGCAGGTGATCCTGGCAATATTAATCGTAGGAGTAGCATGTAAAATATGGCTGGATATCTTTTAACCCTTAAAGAAGAAGATCTGACATTATTTCGGCTGATGTCACATAATAGTAGTATATAGTATTCCTTATAATAGATAGCCTGCATAGTGGGGGTAACATATAATGAAAAAAATACTACTAATCGTTATTTTGCTAGCAATGGCTGGATGGGCAGTGTTTAATTTTGTGCAACAGGACTCAAGTGCAGAGGAGAAGGATGTAGGATTACAAACTGGCAACATTGCACCGGACTTCGAACTGCAGACATTAGCTGGAGAATCAGTACGATTATCTGATTTTCGTGGGGAGCCTGTTCTATTGAATTTTTGGGCAACGTGGTGTGGACCGTGCCGCTCGGAGATGCCTGATATGCAGCAATTTCACGAAGATACAGGAGCAGCTATATTAGCGATCAACTTAACTGATACTGAAACGAATGGACGGAATGTCCCCGATTTTCAAAAGGAATATGGTTTAACGTTTCCGATTTTGCTGGATAAAGACGGGAAGGTTAGTGAACGGTATGAAATTAGACCGATTCCTACAACCTATATGATCGACTCCAATGGCATAATTCAGTTTTTTGTATTTGGTCCACTAAACTATGAACAGATGAAATTGGAATTTAATAAATTGGAATAAAAGCAAAAAGGTTCTGATCAACGGACAATGATGATCAAACCCTTTTTTAACACGTTATAGGAAAGCATTCCTGTAATAAAGCAAAATGAGGATTGAATAAAAAAAGCCCCCTTGGTATGATACGAGGTGTCCAGAGCTGATCAGCAAAAAGGACCCTTAAATAAACCAAGGAGGACTATCATGCATTATAAACAAAATGAAAAGATATTACAACTGTCTGAACAAACTTTGATTATTGGAGTGGATATAGCCAAAGAAAGGCATGTTGCTCGCGCTCAAGATTACCGAGGCATACAATTTGGAAAAGTGCTGTATTTTGACAATAGTTTGGAAGGCTTCCAACGATTTGAGTGTTGGAGAAAAGAGTTAGCGGGGCAGCACAATAAAAGTGATTGGATCATCGGTATGGAGCCTACCGGCCACTATTGGCTGCCATTCACCTATTGGTTAATGGAAAAGCAATATAAAGTTGTAGTTGTTAATCCAGCACATGTGAAGAAGTCAAAAGAGCTGGATGATAATTCACCAACGAAGAATGATGTAAAAGACGCTCGAGTGATTTCGCGCTTGATTCAAGATGGACGCTACGCTGATCCGCACTTACCAGAAGCCATTTATGCAGATCTTCGGGAAGGGATGAATATGTATGAGCAGTTAATGAAAGATCTTCAAGCTGTTCAAGGGCGTGTTCATCAATGGTTGGATCGGTATTATCCAGAATATACGAAAGTCTTTGCGAATTGGGAAGGAAAAGCATCGATTCAACTATTGAAGCTGGGATTATTCCCGGAAGAGGTAGCCAAAATGGATGAAGAACGCCTTCTACTAGAAATGCGCAAAGAAGTGAAACGAGGAATTGGATTAAAAAAGATCCGCCATCTAAAAGAAGTATCAAGTGAATCTGTGGGGATCAAAGAAGGAAGAAGGATGGCGAGGGTGAAAATCCACACCTTGATGGATCAATATGCCCTCCTCCATCAAAAGATAAATGAAGTGTTGGACATGGTAAAAGAATTAATTAGACCGATTCCTGGTGTGAAAGAAATGACAGATATAAACGGAATAGGCGAAATAACGGTTGCCTCATTCCTCGCAGAAACCGGGGAACTAAACAAGTATACCCATCCCGAACAGATCATTAAGTTAGCAGGGTTAAACTTAAAGTTAGCTACGTCAGGTAAATATAAAGGCCAAACCGTGATTACGAAGAGGGGACGTCCTAAATTACGAGCCCTATTATTTAAAGTCGTGTTGCCTTTAGTTCATCATAATCCTGCATTTAAAGCATTACATGGTTATTTTACGACCAGAAAAGAGAATTCGTTGAAGAAAAAGCAATCCTTGATAGCCCTATGTTGTAAATTGATTCGCGTATTATTTACAGTTGGAACAAAACAAGTGCCATTTAGTCCCGAGAAGATGTTGCATGATATTCCGCATTTTCGATTACAACATGTAGCCTAAAGACATAAGGATGTCACCTGTACAAAGTGAAGCTTGATTAGACGTTTATTTGGAATAGAATCATCCCTAATAATAGAAGCACGGAGCAGCTGGAAAGTTTTATACAAACGGGCAATGACCCTGCAGGAAAGCATCGCCGGCCCCACTTCATGGATAGACCGAACGAAGGAATGTATGCGCAAAGACGCGGTGAGATGTGGGAGGGTTTGTCGCCATGAGTATTGTGGGAATTAAAGGTGCGATCATATCAATAATTCCTATTTTTTCTCAAAAAGAGGAGAATGGTTTATTAAGTGCACCCTTCTACACAAAAAACGTTCTCTATATCCATAAAAAGGTAATAGATTCTTGATAAATAAACTGAAATTCTAAGCTAAACAGAGAAAACAAGAGATTTCGTTAGAATAAAGAGGGAGTATAAAATTCTAGCAATAATGAAGCTCGACGCAGTGAAGCTTTCTAACATGAACAGCCATGTCCACTCGGGCGCCCAGAAACTAGGCGACTTCCTGCATCGCCCTATGATAAAGAAGACTTGCCGATTGGTGATAACCAGAGGCCTAGTCGACCTTATGCCCTTGGGCGAAAGTCATCATCGACATCACTTGCCCACCGTGATTCCTTTATCTCAGTTGATGCCGTCCAGTCGCTACGTTTCTAAACGGGCGCTTGCGCTTTTCTAAGCTTAAAATGTCACAAGAAATGGTTGTTTCTCTTCTTTTAAGCAGTATTCTATTCTTTCTCGAAAATTACCCCAGATCACCATTTCCAATGCATGATCCACCGGAAAGAAACCAACCTCCAAGCTTTCAGGACTGGTAGTGGGCTGCCCGCCGATTGCTTTCGCCA includes the following:
- a CDS encoding IS110 family transposase: MHYKQNEKILQLSEQTLIIGVDIAKERHVARAQDYRGIQFGKVLYFDNSLEGFQRFECWRKELAGQHNKSDWIIGMEPTGHYWLPFTYWLMEKQYKVVVVNPAHVKKSKELDDNSPTKNDVKDARVISRLIQDGRYADPHLPEAIYADLREGMNMYEQLMKDLQAVQGRVHQWLDRYYPEYTKVFANWEGKASIQLLKLGLFPEEVAKMDEERLLLEMRKEVKRGIGLKKIRHLKEVSSESVGIKEGRRMARVKIHTLMDQYALLHQKINEVLDMVKELIRPIPGVKEMTDINGIGEITVASFLAETGELNKYTHPEQIIKLAGLNLKLATSGKYKGQTVITKRGRPKLRALLFKVVLPLVHHNPAFKALHGYFTTRKENSLKKKQSLIALCCKLIRVLFTVGTKQVPFSPEKMLHDIPHFRLQHVA
- a CDS encoding redoxin domain-containing protein; protein product: MKKILLIVILLAMAGWAVFNFVQQDSSAEEKDVGLQTGNIAPDFELQTLAGESVRLSDFRGEPVLLNFWATWCGPCRSEMPDMQQFHEDTGAAILAINLTDTETNGRNVPDFQKEYGLTFPILLDKDGKVSERYEIRPIPTTYMIDSNGIIQFFVFGPLNYEQMKLEFNKLE